Proteins from a genomic interval of Amphiura filiformis chromosome 9, Afil_fr2py, whole genome shotgun sequence:
- the LOC140159959 gene encoding metabotropic glutamate receptor 3-like gives MLGGLFPLHEEDCKTLRELETLHRVEAMVYAIEIINNMTSLKDILPNISIGYEIYDTCSSEAVSLSNGLRFVRYFEIKDWHCTVVGVDNGYNGSSYSRNPVLGVIGTESSSTTLVVDQMYSIFHLPLLSYFATSDDLSDIERFPYFLRVVPPDSLQVQAIVDLLLYFNWSYVSFVYSDDSYGRNAIKGFKKLIKDLPICLAGEFEVVSGSPSTYFDDMIETIQNNDNARVVILFVSISDANNFFAAMNRTDTIGELQLIGSDGWGMSITEIQPENIPAVYGALKTHLADEIILNYEQYFKKLNVTNRKSNPWFSEFWYEYLNCSHRVSDVHCLNAYRPGFSEESGVSRVMDSVLVYARAMDALLRDKCPGLRPLCCGINITFLWKTPPHPDEQPVDGNVELTCKTDHLELIVSLSYNLTLIVLCSAHAFMTRKVPTNYNESRFISLSVYTTLVIWLGFIPCYFIVPYSHLQVVVMSAAMMVSATVSMVFMYVPKLYAIYFVQEVDVHAGTYRESRSMDESMTERPSIFGGTFKLPIRSAAVAPATHKTKTVTEGVAGGDDCMNNQVPADNGGNIIEEKESRE, from the exons ATGCTAGGCGGTCTTTTCCCGCTACACGAAGAAGATTGTAAGACGCTTCGAGAGCTGGAAACTTTGCACCGAGTCGAGGCAATGGTGTACGCCATTGAAATTATCAACAATATGACAAGTCTTAAAGATATTCTGCCAAATATTTCTATTGGGTATGAGATATATGATACATGTTCGTCAGAAGCAGTAAGTTTATCCAACGGCTTGAGATTTGTtagatattttgaaataaaagattGGCATTGTACTGTGGTAGGAGTTGACAATGGCTACAATGGGTCATCTTACTCTCGAAATCCAGTCCTGGGAGTCATTGGGACCGAATCTAGTTCAACAACGCTCGTAGTAGATCAAATGTACAGTATATTTCATTTGCCTTTATTGAGTTACTTTGCAACGAGTGACGATTTATCCGACATAGAAAGATTTCCTTATTTTTTACGAGTTGTACCTCCAGATTCGCTGCAAGTTCAAGCCATTGTGGATTtacttttgtattttaattggaGCTACGTGTCGTTTGTGTATTCAGATGATAGCTACGGACGGAATGCCATTAAAGGATTCAAAAAGCTTATCAAAGATTTACCCATATGTTTGGCTGGTGAATTCGAAGTAGTGAGTGGGTCTCCAAGTACATACTTTGACGATATGATTGAAACGATACAAAACAATGACAATGCTCGTGTTGTTATTTTATTTGTGTCAATATCGGACGCAAATAATTTCTTTGCTGCTATGAATCGTACAGACACTATAGGTGAACTGCAGCTTATAGGCAGCGATGGATGGGGCATGAGCATTACCGAAATACAACCAGAGAATATACCAGCGGTTTACGGTGCCCTGAAAACGCATTTAGCCGATGAAATCATACTTAATTATGAACAATACTTTAAGAAGTTAAATGTTACGAATCGTAAATCAAACCCATGGTTTTCTGAATTCTGGTACGAATATTTAAATTGTTCTCATCGTGTATCGGATGTGCATTGTTTGAATGCCTATCGCCCAGGCTTTAGCGAGGAAAGTGGTGTGTCCCGAGTCATGGATAGCGTGTTGGTTTATGCTCGGGCAATGGATGCTCTTCTCAGAGATAAGTGTCCTGGACTCAGACCTTTATGT TGCGGTATCAATATCACATTTCTATGGAAGACGCCTCCGCATCCAGACGAACAACCAGTTGATGGTAACGTCGAACTGACCTGCAAAACTGACCACTTGGAACTCATAGTATCGCTTAGCTACAACCTAACCCTCATAGTACTATGCAGTGCTCATGCTTTCATGACGCGCAAAGTTCCTACCAATTACAACGAGTCTCGGTTTATCAGTTTAAGCGTCTACACCACCCTTGTCATATGGCTAGGCTTCATACCTTGTTATTTCATTGTTCCATACTCGCATCTCCAGGTTGTGGTAATGTCTGCAGCCATGATGGTTAGCGCCACCGTATCAATGGTATTCATGTATGTGCCTAAACTTTATGCTATATATTTTGTGCAAGAAGTAGATGTCCATGCAGGGACGTATAGAGAAAGCAGATCAATGGACGAAAGCATGACAGAACGGCCGTCAATATTTGGCGGGACTTTCAAACTACCAATACGGAGTGCTGCCGTTGCACCAGCTACTCATAAAACCAAAACGGTGACTGAAGGTGTAGCAGGTGGTGATGATTGTATGAATAATCAAGTTCCAGCAGATAACGGAGGAAATATAATAGAAGAAAAAGAATCTCGAGAATAA